From the genome of Alosa alosa isolate M-15738 ecotype Scorff River chromosome 20, AALO_Geno_1.1, whole genome shotgun sequence, one region includes:
- the LOC125285521 gene encoding apolipoprotein A-IV-like, with translation MKVFLVLALAVFTGCHANLIQQDQPLPTMDKVKDAFWEYVLKMTFTTEEVLQKIRQSELGQEFSARIAESAGAVDQYTTAVGGQVTPLTQDLLAKLSHEAEQLRARVEKDLSAMKTHLEPYTEELHHQVEDLKRDVTPYAEALDSEALKATLQQKTEELRGSLEKSLAELQSQLGPCTDELKKRVDQHLQDFQKSVAPLSHSIQMQLVQKSQELQQNVAPYAEELKGKLDPLAQDLKSQLSTLWESFTKNRQ, from the exons ATGAAGGTCTTTCTGGTTCTTGCACTTGCTGTTTTCACAG GTTGCCATGCCAACCTCATTCAGCAAGACCAGCCACTGCCCACCATGGACAAGGTAAAAGATGCATTCTGGGAGTATGTTCTCAAGATGACATTCACCACTGAGGAAGTCTTGCAGAAGATCCGGCAGTCTGAACTAGGCCAGGAATTCAG tgccAGAATTGCTGAAAGTGCTGGTGCTGTTGACCAGTACACTACAGCTGTTGGCGGTCAGGTGACACCTCTGACTCAGGACCTGCTGGCCAAGCTATCCCATGAGGCCGAGCAGCTGAGAGCCCGTGTGGAGAAGGACCTGAGCGCCATGAAGACCCATCTGGAGCCCTACACTGAGGAGCTCCATCACCAGGTGGAGGACCTGAAGAGGGATGTGACCCCCTACGCTGAGGCCCTGGACTCTGAGGCCCTGAAGGCCACCCTGCAGCAGAAGACTGAGGAGCTGAGGGGGAGCCTGGAGAAGAGCCTGGCTGAGTTGCAGTCCCAGTTGGGCCCCTGTACTGATGAGCTGAAGAAAAGGGTGGACCAGCACCTGCAGGACTTCCAGAAGAGCGTCGCTCCCCTGTCCCACAGCATCCAAATGCAGCTGGTTCAGAAGAGCCAGGAGCTCCAGCAGAATGTGGCTCCCTACGCAGAGGAGCTGAAGGGGAAGCTGGATCCCTTAGCACAGGACCTGAAGAGCCAGCTCAGCACTCTGTGGGAATCCTTCACCAAGAACCGCCAGTAG